The DNA window AGTATCATCAATGTATAGATACATTTTTTCTCCCTCCATTTCTACCCGATAAGCATTTAATTCGGTAAAAAGATTATAGCGGTTCTGATGCGCCGGACATTCAATTGTTTCTGCATCTAACAAAATACCTTCTAAAAAATTTGCTCCTTCATGAGGACATAAAGAAGGTATGGCACAGAGATTATCATTTATATTAAAAATAGCAATACTTCTACCACGAGGATAGCCCGGAAATTTGGCTTTCGCCTGCCACCGAGTTTCTTTATTAAAACGAATCGGTTTCACACCAAATAGTTCATACTTTTGCATCTGCCAGTTCCTTGATCTCATCCTGGATCCTTTGCATAACTTGATGAATAGAATTTTGTAGGTTTACGGATAGGTCTGTATGAAATGTATGTATTTTCTTTACCTCTACACCAAATAAAACAATTTCAGGCAGGGGAGATACAATATTACTCGTTTTTAAAACCATTAAAACCTCCCAGAGTCCGAGATTGTGAGAAGAAAAATCTGTTCTATTTTCTAGAATATTCGAAATCTCTTCAAAGTTCAGACGAAAGATTTCTCCTTCCTCTCCTCCGTTTTCAATTGCATCTATTAGAATTACCTTATCACAATTTTCAAAAAGTTCTAAACTTTTCAATCCGCTTAAACCGGCATCAAAAAATTGCACCCTTTCAGGCAAGTCTACCGTTTGAAGCTTTTTATACACATGGATTCCAAATCCATCGTCTCCCATGTAGTAGTTTCCATAGCAAATTATATGATAGTTTCGATTCATGTCTGGAATATATATTTCCTCGAAGTATTCAAAACATGAACCGAACAAACAAGGCAAGCATCATGAGAACGAACAATCAATCCCAATTCTACAGGATTTTCAATATTACGAACCTCCGTTCCAAGCAAGGTGGCTTCCCAGTGACCCGGCTTTTCATTAGAATCCCGAGGAGAAGAATTCCAGGTTGTAGGGGAAATAATCTGGTAACTTGAAATTTTACCATTTTGAAATTTTACCCAGTGCCCTAAAGCTCCTCTTGCCGCTTCAATGAGACCTATACCTTCACCATCAAGTATTTCAGGGTTTTGTAATATATTGGGTTCATAACGATTCTTTAATAAATCATTTAAAAACTTCTTCAATAAAGTCAAAGAAAGTACCAGCCTATGAAGACGTGCAAACTGTCTTGACCAAACATTGGAACCTTCTTTTGCATATATATCATTCATTAAAGGATCACCGGCTATTACTAATTGAGCCAGAGGCCC is part of the Leptospiraceae bacterium genome and encodes:
- a CDS encoding hydrogenase maturation protease, which encodes MNRNYHIICYGNYYMGDDGFGIHVYKKLQTVDLPERVQFFDAGLSGLKSLELFENCDKVILIDAIENGGEEGEIFRLNFEEISNILENRTDFSSHNLGLWEVLMVLKTSNIVSPLPEIVLFGVEVKKIHTFHTDLSVNLQNSIHQVMQRIQDEIKELADAKV